In one window of Thalassotalea agarivorans DNA:
- a CDS encoding YciK family oxidoreductase, protein MFEYQYEENCLTGKTILITGAGDGIGKQAALTYSQLGATVILLGRTVNKLEQVYDEIIAQGGPEPAIVPLDLKGATKQHYIDMGQTIVEQFGQLDGALLNASMLGELTPFSQIHEQIFDEVMQVNVKAQFLLAQGILPALKLAPKASLVFTSSGVGNKGRAFWGAYSMSKFATESMMQIIADEYEASNLRCNAINPGATRTSMRASAYPAEDKETLATPLDIMPLYVYLMSDDSADINGEVLKAQ, encoded by the coding sequence ATGTTTGAATATCAATACGAAGAAAATTGTTTAACAGGTAAAACAATCCTTATCACAGGTGCCGGCGACGGTATCGGTAAGCAAGCGGCGCTAACATATAGTCAACTAGGTGCAACCGTTATACTACTCGGACGCACAGTGAACAAGCTAGAGCAAGTGTATGACGAGATTATTGCTCAAGGTGGACCAGAGCCTGCAATTGTTCCGCTTGATTTAAAAGGCGCGACTAAGCAGCACTACATCGATATGGGTCAAACGATTGTTGAGCAATTTGGTCAATTAGACGGCGCTCTGCTTAATGCGTCAATGCTTGGCGAACTAACACCTTTCAGCCAAATACATGAGCAAATCTTTGACGAAGTAATGCAAGTTAATGTTAAAGCGCAGTTTTTACTCGCTCAAGGGATCTTGCCAGCACTTAAACTTGCGCCAAAAGCCTCTTTAGTTTTCACCTCTTCGGGTGTTGGTAATAAAGGTCGCGCTTTTTGGGGTGCTTATTCAATGTCAAAATTTGCTACCGAAAGTATGATGCAAATTATTGCTGACGAATATGAGGCTAGCAATCTGCGCTGCAATGCGATTAATCCTGGTGCTACTCGCACGAGCATGCGTGCTAGTGCCTACCCTGCAGAAGACAAAGAAACTCTTGCAACGCCACTAGATATTATGCCGTTATATGTCTATTTGATGTCTGATGATAGTGCTGACATTAATGGTGAAGTCTTAAAAGCACAATAG
- the hisC gene encoding histidinol-phosphate transaminase — protein sequence MSNKVTQLARAELIDMVPYQSARRLQAGEGVFNEKIWLNANESPGDGHYQLNSQCVNRYPDFQPKNLISAYSDYAAISEQNILATRGADEGIELLIRTFCESYKDNILICPPTYGMYAISAENHGAGVIEVPLANWQLNVPDIIEKLPLCKLLFLCSPGNPTGNLLAQQDLIAVLEASEGKAIVVVDEAYIEFAPEHTMAKFIEQYPHLVVLRTLSKAFALAGLRCGFTLANTPVIELLSKVIAPYPIAAPVAEIASHALDAQGIMEMEYRVNDSNQLRKSLATWLNQQTWCTGVFPSDANFVLFRTSKKNKVFDLLLKHNILIRDQSKQQQLADCLRISIGSEQELDALKAILEKEL from the coding sequence ATGAGCAATAAAGTCACGCAATTAGCGAGAGCTGAATTGATCGACATGGTGCCTTATCAATCGGCGCGCAGACTGCAAGCAGGCGAAGGCGTATTCAATGAAAAAATTTGGCTTAATGCCAACGAATCGCCTGGTGATGGTCACTACCAACTTAATAGCCAATGCGTAAATCGTTACCCCGATTTTCAACCCAAAAACTTGATTTCTGCCTACAGCGACTACGCCGCTATCTCAGAACAAAATATTCTTGCCACTCGTGGTGCAGACGAAGGCATAGAGCTATTGATTCGCACCTTTTGCGAAAGCTATAAGGACAATATTCTTATTTGTCCACCTACCTATGGTATGTATGCGATTTCAGCAGAAAACCACGGCGCCGGTGTGATAGAAGTGCCTTTAGCCAATTGGCAATTGAATGTGCCTGATATCATAGAGAAACTGCCGTTGTGTAAATTGCTCTTTTTATGTTCACCGGGCAACCCAACAGGTAACTTGCTAGCGCAACAAGATCTGATTGCCGTGTTAGAGGCAAGCGAAGGTAAAGCAATCGTAGTTGTTGATGAGGCCTATATTGAGTTTGCGCCAGAGCACACGATGGCTAAATTCATTGAACAATACCCTCACCTTGTCGTGTTACGAACCTTATCAAAAGCGTTCGCCTTAGCAGGTTTACGATGTGGTTTTACTTTAGCAAATACTCCAGTTATTGAATTGTTAAGCAAGGTTATCGCGCCCTATCCCATTGCTGCGCCTGTTGCCGAAATTGCGAGCCATGCACTTGATGCACAAGGCATTATGGAAATGGAATATCGCGTTAATGATTCGAACCAGCTACGAAAAAGTTTAGCGACGTGGCTAAACCAACAAACATGGTGCACAGGTGTTTTCCCATCTGATGCTAATTTTGTGTTGTTTAGAACAAGCAAAAAAAACAAAGTGTTTGATCTACTGCTTAAACACAACATATTAATAAGAGACCAGTCAAAGCAACAACAACTTGCAGATTGCCTGCGCATCAGTATTGGCTCAGAACAAGAATTAGACGCACTTAAAGCGATATTGGAAAAAGAACTCTAA
- the fadD gene encoding long-chain-fatty-acid--CoA ligase FadD, with the protein MEKIWLEKSYPPGVPFEIDPDKYQSLAALFDKYVEQYADKTAFINMGVEISYQELAEQARGFAAYLQNDLGLKKGDRFAIMVPNTLQYPIALFGALIAGLTVVNVNPLYTARELEHQLNDAGVKAMLIIENFAHTLEQVIDKTPVEHVILTSLGDRLGTAKGAIVNFVVKYIKKMVPKFSLKGTTRFNKALAKGLTQQYTPVDISGEDYAFLQYTGGTTGLSKGAILTHRNLVANLEQAKAAILPLLNEGEELVVTALPLYHIFALTANCLTFITLGGTNLLITNPRDMPNFVKELSKYKFTAITGVNTLFNGLLNTPGFKDLDFSALKMSLGGGMAVQRPVAERWQQVTGTRLLEGYGLTECSPMVSLSPYNLAGYDGTIGIPASSTDVKIMREDGTEADIGESGEMWVYGPQVMKGYYNRPDATAEVIKDGWLATGDVACMDDRGYFKIVDRKKDMIIVSGFNVFPNEIEEVIMMHEGVLEAAAIGVPHEVSGEIVKVFIVVKEDHEVTEKALIEHCRENLTNYKVPKLVEFKDELPKTNVGKILRRELR; encoded by the coding sequence GTGGAAAAAATTTGGCTTGAGAAAAGTTATCCACCTGGTGTTCCGTTTGAAATTGACCCGGATAAATATCAGTCATTGGCTGCTTTGTTCGATAAGTATGTCGAACAATACGCAGATAAAACCGCCTTTATCAATATGGGCGTTGAAATAAGTTATCAAGAATTAGCAGAGCAAGCTCGCGGTTTCGCTGCATATTTGCAAAATGATTTAGGCCTTAAGAAGGGTGATCGATTCGCTATTATGGTGCCAAATACTTTGCAGTATCCTATTGCATTATTCGGTGCATTAATCGCAGGTCTAACGGTGGTTAATGTAAACCCACTTTATACGGCGAGAGAACTTGAGCATCAATTAAATGATGCCGGCGTAAAAGCAATGTTAATCATCGAAAACTTCGCTCATACGCTAGAGCAAGTTATCGATAAAACGCCAGTAGAACATGTAATCTTAACGTCTCTTGGCGATAGATTAGGCACTGCGAAAGGCGCTATCGTTAATTTTGTTGTGAAATACATCAAAAAAATGGTGCCTAAGTTTTCACTTAAAGGCACAACGCGTTTTAATAAAGCATTAGCTAAGGGCTTAACGCAACAATATACGCCAGTGGATATTAGCGGTGAAGATTACGCTTTCTTGCAATATACCGGTGGTACTACGGGTCTTTCAAAGGGTGCAATACTGACGCACCGCAACTTAGTTGCAAATCTAGAGCAAGCTAAAGCAGCGATATTGCCATTACTTAATGAAGGGGAAGAGTTGGTTGTTACCGCATTACCGCTCTATCATATCTTTGCATTAACAGCGAACTGTCTAACCTTTATTACGTTAGGCGGTACCAACCTACTTATTACCAATCCTCGCGATATGCCTAACTTTGTTAAAGAATTATCAAAGTATAAGTTCACTGCAATTACTGGTGTTAATACCTTATTTAATGGTTTGCTAAACACTCCAGGCTTTAAAGATTTGGATTTCAGTGCGTTAAAGATGTCGCTAGGTGGTGGTATGGCTGTACAACGTCCGGTGGCGGAAAGATGGCAGCAAGTCACTGGCACGCGACTGTTAGAAGGCTACGGCTTAACTGAATGTTCGCCGATGGTGTCATTGAGTCCATACAATCTTGCAGGCTACGACGGGACTATTGGTATCCCAGCATCTAGCACTGACGTGAAGATCATGCGAGAAGATGGTACTGAAGCTGATATTGGCGAATCGGGCGAAATGTGGGTCTATGGTCCGCAAGTAATGAAGGGCTATTACAACCGTCCTGACGCTACTGCTGAAGTCATCAAAGACGGTTGGTTAGCAACAGGTGATGTCGCATGTATGGATGACAGAGGCTACTTCAAAATTGTTGATCGCAAAAAGGACATGATTATTGTTTCTGGCTTCAATGTATTTCCAAATGAAATCGAAGAAGTCATCATGATGCATGAAGGCGTGCTTGAAGCAGCAGCGATTGGTGTTCCACATGAAGTGTCAGGTGAGATTGTTAAAGTGTTTATCGTGGTTAAAGAAGATCACGAAGTGACTGAAAAAGCACTTATCGAGCACTGTCGTGAAAACTTAACAAACTACAAAGTACCAAAGTTAGTTGAGTTTAAAGATGAACTACCAAAAACAAATGTTGGTAAGATTTTGCGTCGCGAACTTCGCTAA
- a CDS encoding ATP-dependent DNA helicase — translation MAKHLPDFVPRHEQVAMAQAVQSAIDSHTDLIVEAGTGVGKTFAYLLPVLSSLAQNKSDGYFKKVVISTGTKALQEQLFYKDLPRLMPLFPEGITMAMLKGRNNYLCIHKFEQFEHTRGTLDAQQLNELVALKQWSVQTDTGDFAEIEQQKGDNSLQQSFTARQEYCSGKACADFERCYLKKARDKAQQADIVIVNHHLYFADIQVKQAGFSSVVDSMDLVVFDEAHQLPNVAQHAFSESISSWHMMYFGQSLLDFSQLLSADTRQLFAAANTLRLQSVELRAYFPAQGDNGLWQDEPLLSSAIDALTNLGSTLAQLKEILLLLRELNDDVAPFLSILEQLELNVGLFLTKPRKGVFSWFQCTKNHVVLRQTPLDIAHLFNDWLANIQTTNVFTSATLSVENNLNYFTRLLGLKDAKELVLNSPFDFQQQSLLYVPRHIPAIEDDRRAQAIAALLLEMTNETLGGCLALFTSYKMLYRVAEILDEQGAGFLIQGQQSKQDILTAFRQKQESILLATASFWEGVDIRGDALSCVMIDKLPFTSPADPKLQGQLLFAQSTQDNIFESLQLPQAVMALKQGAGRLIRHELDRGLLIVCDDRLVTKPYGQSFLASLPNMRRTRCLDKAKQFISRVDVKEKDIEPISN, via the coding sequence TTGGCGAAACACCTCCCTGATTTTGTGCCGAGGCATGAACAAGTCGCGATGGCACAAGCGGTGCAATCAGCGATTGATTCTCATACCGATTTGATTGTTGAAGCGGGCACAGGAGTAGGGAAGACCTTTGCTTATCTATTGCCTGTTTTATCCTCACTAGCTCAAAATAAATCTGATGGATACTTCAAAAAAGTAGTAATTTCTACGGGCACCAAAGCATTGCAGGAGCAACTTTTTTACAAAGACTTGCCCCGTCTCATGCCGCTTTTTCCTGAAGGGATTACCATGGCCATGCTAAAGGGGCGGAATAACTATTTGTGCATTCATAAATTTGAGCAATTTGAACACACAAGGGGAACCTTGGATGCGCAACAATTAAATGAACTTGTCGCACTAAAGCAATGGAGCGTGCAAACAGATACGGGCGATTTTGCTGAAATAGAACAGCAAAAGGGCGACAACTCTCTACAACAGTCTTTCACGGCAAGGCAAGAGTACTGCAGTGGCAAGGCATGCGCCGACTTCGAACGCTGTTACTTAAAAAAGGCGCGAGATAAGGCTCAACAAGCTGATATCGTTATTGTAAATCATCATTTGTATTTTGCTGATATCCAGGTTAAACAAGCTGGCTTTTCGTCTGTCGTTGATAGTATGGATTTGGTGGTGTTTGATGAAGCTCATCAATTACCCAATGTTGCCCAACATGCTTTTAGTGAATCTATCTCCTCGTGGCATATGATGTACTTTGGTCAATCCTTGCTTGATTTTAGTCAGTTGCTTTCAGCCGATACTCGCCAGTTATTTGCTGCGGCAAATACATTACGTCTTCAGTCTGTAGAGCTTAGGGCATATTTTCCTGCGCAAGGTGACAATGGACTTTGGCAGGATGAGCCTTTGCTTAGCAGCGCTATAGATGCATTGACTAACTTAGGTTCAACGCTGGCACAGCTAAAAGAAATTTTGCTTTTGCTCAGGGAATTAAATGACGATGTTGCGCCTTTTCTCTCAATTCTCGAACAATTAGAATTAAACGTTGGCTTGTTTTTGACAAAGCCACGAAAGGGGGTGTTTTCATGGTTTCAATGCACTAAAAATCACGTAGTTTTGCGACAAACGCCGCTTGATATTGCCCACTTATTTAATGATTGGCTTGCCAACATTCAAACAACGAATGTATTTACGTCGGCAACGTTGAGTGTAGAAAATAACCTAAATTATTTTACCCGATTGCTGGGACTGAAAGACGCTAAAGAACTTGTGCTTAATAGCCCATTTGATTTTCAGCAACAAAGTTTACTGTATGTCCCAAGGCATATTCCTGCCATCGAAGATGATCGCAGAGCACAAGCTATCGCAGCCTTATTGCTGGAGATGACAAATGAGACTTTAGGAGGTTGTCTCGCGTTATTTACCAGCTACAAAATGCTCTATCGCGTTGCCGAGATTCTCGATGAACAAGGAGCAGGTTTTTTAATTCAAGGACAGCAAAGCAAACAAGATATACTGACAGCGTTTAGGCAAAAGCAAGAGAGCATTTTGCTAGCGACGGCAAGCTTTTGGGAGGGTGTCGATATTAGAGGCGATGCGTTAAGCTGTGTTATGATAGATAAATTGCCATTTACTTCACCTGCTGACCCCAAATTGCAAGGCCAGTTATTGTTCGCACAATCTACCCAGGACAATATTTTTGAAAGCCTTCAATTACCGCAAGCAGTGATGGCATTAAAGCAAGGAGCAGGGCGCTTAATTCGCCATGAATTAGATCGTGGTTTATTGATAGTTTGCGATGATAGACTAGTTACTAAACCTTATGGGCAGTCTTTTTTGGCAAGCCTACCCAATATGCGCAGAACTCGATGTTTAGACAAAGCGAAACAATTTATTTCGCGTGTTGATGTTAAAGAGAAAGATATTGAACCTATTAGCAATTGA
- the hisD gene encoding histidinol dehydrogenase, translating into MTPSYDTLQWQALDENARKDVLQRPVLASSEILSAQVASIVEKVQEEGDQALFALTEKFDGVALKQLAITEQQVEQAKARLSAKRLQSLQQAYDQIFAFHNAQQFSDITVETSPGVVCTLKSEAIESVGLYIPAGSAPLPSTVLMLGVPAKIAQCDRVVLVCPPDKNGNIADEIIVAANLCNVNEIYTVGGAQAIAALALGTNTIKAVNKVFGPGNKYVTEAKKQLSQQIPGFAIDMPAGPSEVLVIADDKANPEFVAADLLSQAEHGPDSQVILVSESQRLIEQTQAAISKQLTRLSRKDIAAQALTHARYIKTQSLQESVEVSNSYGPEHLIVQTESPQQLIGQLRNAGSIFLGAYSPESAGDYASGTNHVLPTYGYSKVYSSLSLADFSRRYTVQTLSKQGLANIAPCILELTDAEGLDAHGNAVSIRLETNNEQ; encoded by the coding sequence ATGACGCCAAGTTATGACACGCTGCAATGGCAGGCGCTAGATGAAAATGCACGAAAAGACGTGCTTCAGCGCCCTGTCTTGGCTAGTAGTGAAATCTTGTCAGCGCAAGTCGCTAGTATTGTAGAAAAGGTTCAAGAAGAAGGTGATCAAGCCTTGTTCGCCTTGACTGAAAAATTTGATGGTGTAGCGCTTAAGCAATTAGCGATAACAGAGCAACAGGTAGAACAAGCAAAAGCCCGTTTAAGCGCCAAACGCTTACAAAGCCTGCAGCAAGCCTATGACCAGATATTTGCTTTTCACAACGCGCAACAATTTAGTGATATCACGGTAGAAACGAGTCCGGGCGTGGTTTGTACGCTAAAAAGTGAAGCAATTGAGTCTGTTGGTTTGTATATTCCTGCCGGTAGCGCGCCGCTTCCGTCTACCGTACTCATGCTGGGTGTACCCGCAAAGATTGCCCAGTGCGACCGTGTAGTATTGGTTTGTCCGCCCGATAAAAACGGTAATATTGCTGATGAAATCATTGTGGCAGCCAACCTTTGTAACGTAAACGAGATCTATACAGTAGGTGGCGCACAAGCTATCGCGGCACTTGCGCTTGGTACAAATACCATTAAAGCGGTTAATAAGGTGTTTGGCCCCGGCAACAAATACGTGACAGAAGCTAAAAAACAGTTGTCTCAACAAATCCCTGGCTTTGCCATTGATATGCCTGCAGGCCCAAGTGAAGTCTTAGTGATTGCAGATGACAAGGCTAATCCAGAATTTGTGGCTGCAGACCTGCTGTCACAGGCTGAGCACGGCCCTGACAGCCAAGTTATTCTGGTGAGTGAAAGCCAGCGTTTAATCGAACAAACACAAGCTGCCATAAGTAAACAACTGACGCGTTTATCTCGCAAAGATATTGCGGCACAGGCGCTGACTCATGCCCGCTACATTAAAACACAGTCGCTCCAAGAGTCTGTTGAAGTTTCTAATAGTTATGGGCCAGAGCACTTAATTGTTCAAACCGAGTCGCCGCAGCAATTAATCGGCCAATTACGCAATGCAGGCTCGATTTTCTTAGGTGCCTATTCACCAGAATCTGCTGGAGACTACGCTAGTGGCACAAATCATGTGTTACCCACGTATGGATACTCCAAAGTATATTCAAGCCTGTCATTAGCCGATTTTTCTCGCAGATATACGGTACAAACTTTGAGTAAACAAGGCCTAGCAAATATAGCCCCTTGTATATTAGAACTCACCGACGCAGAAGGGTTAGACGCACACGGAAACGCAGTAAGCATTCGATTGGAGACTAATAATGAGCAATAA
- a CDS encoding Slp family lipoprotein, protein MMNRQVKWMLLVSTLALVGCAGIPDKLVVADEYSLTPYRQLDGATPAIYGQEARWGGVIAAINVKESTTELEVVNFPLSSSTRPQKDKETLGRFKLTFTGLLDPMVYKVGRSITALGTLSGVESGKIGEFPYQFPVLQANYVHLWKDVNKIDMRVRQDPYWYNSGFWPYYPPYYYRPYPRTVVVSGESKIHLPPRNISKTAEK, encoded by the coding sequence ATGATGAATAGACAGGTTAAATGGATGTTATTGGTCTCCACGCTAGCATTAGTAGGCTGCGCGGGTATTCCAGATAAACTCGTTGTTGCTGATGAATATAGTTTAACACCATATCGTCAGCTAGATGGCGCGACTCCTGCTATTTATGGCCAAGAAGCCAGATGGGGCGGCGTAATAGCGGCAATAAATGTTAAAGAATCTACCACAGAGCTAGAAGTAGTTAATTTTCCTTTGTCATCTTCAACACGCCCACAAAAAGACAAAGAAACGCTAGGGCGTTTTAAACTAACGTTTACTGGTTTACTCGACCCTATGGTTTATAAAGTAGGACGTTCAATAACTGCCTTGGGCACATTGTCAGGTGTTGAATCGGGTAAAATAGGTGAATTTCCGTATCAATTTCCTGTGCTACAAGCAAACTATGTTCACCTATGGAAAGACGTCAATAAAATAGATATGCGCGTGAGGCAGGATCCTTATTGGTATAATTCAGGCTTTTGGCCATATTATCCACCATACTACTATCGACCTTACCCTCGCACAGTTGTTGTTAGTGGTGAATCAAAAATACACTTGCCACCCAGAAATATTAGTAAAACAGCAGAAAAATAA
- the tsaB gene encoding tRNA (adenosine(37)-N6)-threonylcarbamoyltransferase complex dimerization subunit type 1 TsaB, which translates to MNLLAIDTSTEAGSVALTVNEQIFSDFELCPQSHSVLILPMVDKLIKQADCTLSQFDGLVFGRGPGSFTGVRIGIGVAQGLAYSAELPVYGVSTLQAMAQQAYRLHNKKRVLAAIDARMAEIYVGLFECDDAGVMQPLSPEVNIKPEDIAALIEQHNGEFYGVGTGFETYQTLLQSFVSNTTFDVLYPNALDMLTLAKTPMENGEGVDAENAQPVYVRDTISWKKLPGRE; encoded by the coding sequence TTGAACCTATTAGCAATTGATACTTCTACAGAGGCAGGCTCTGTAGCCTTGACCGTAAATGAGCAAATATTCAGTGATTTTGAGCTGTGTCCGCAATCACACAGTGTACTTATATTGCCTATGGTTGATAAATTGATTAAACAAGCAGATTGCACCTTATCGCAATTCGACGGGCTAGTGTTTGGACGAGGTCCCGGTAGTTTCACCGGTGTACGTATAGGTATTGGTGTGGCTCAAGGGTTGGCCTATTCAGCAGAGTTGCCTGTATATGGCGTATCTACGCTACAGGCCATGGCGCAACAAGCATACCGCCTACACAATAAGAAAAGAGTATTAGCCGCCATTGATGCGCGCATGGCTGAAATATATGTTGGCTTGTTTGAATGTGATGATGCCGGAGTAATGCAGCCACTATCGCCAGAGGTCAATATAAAACCCGAGGATATTGCCGCATTGATAGAACAGCACAATGGCGAATTTTATGGCGTCGGCACTGGGTTTGAGACGTATCAAACATTACTCCAATCATTTGTCAGCAATACCACGTTTGACGTGCTGTATCCTAATGCTCTTGATATGCTAACGTTGGCAAAAACACCGATGGAAAATGGTGAAGGGGTTGATGCTGAAAATGCGCAGCCTGTTTATGTGCGCGACACTATTTCTTGGAAAAAATTGCCCGGCAGAGAATAA
- a CDS encoding alpha/beta fold hydrolase — MGIKEQSFHLADGLALSALVTGEETGEVTLCLHGWLDNAASFLPLLKHLSQPYVVAIDWPGHGKSSHKSLDNQYHFVDYIETLYQLCQGNHWQKINVIGHSMGAMIATAFAAAFPEKVNRLVLIDALGFVCAKEEEATALLRDGIKSREKRRKKQKTYYQNKEEAIEARVAVSDLQKNTAALIVERSLAQDENGIYFQNDAKLRNKSLIRLSMKQAKQLVSDVKCSTLLIKGDKGMDMVNKGIVLFADTFSQLDIISLSGGHHVHMEQPKETAEAINNFFTI; from the coding sequence ATGGGCATTAAAGAGCAAAGCTTTCATTTGGCTGACGGGCTGGCACTTAGTGCACTAGTTACTGGCGAAGAGACTGGTGAAGTAACCCTATGTCTTCACGGGTGGTTAGATAATGCAGCAAGCTTTTTACCTCTGCTTAAACATCTCAGTCAGCCCTATGTGGTTGCAATAGATTGGCCAGGTCATGGAAAATCGTCTCATAAATCGCTGGATAACCAATATCATTTTGTTGATTACATCGAAACCCTATATCAATTATGCCAAGGTAATCATTGGCAAAAAATTAATGTAATTGGGCACTCTATGGGTGCAATGATTGCTACTGCTTTTGCTGCGGCATTTCCTGAAAAGGTCAATAGATTGGTATTAATTGACGCGCTAGGGTTTGTTTGTGCAAAAGAAGAAGAGGCTACAGCGCTACTAAGAGATGGCATTAAAAGCCGTGAGAAAAGGCGTAAAAAGCAGAAAACCTATTATCAAAACAAAGAAGAAGCGATAGAGGCTCGTGTGGCGGTGTCTGATTTGCAGAAAAATACCGCTGCATTAATCGTGGAAAGGTCCTTAGCACAAGACGAAAATGGTATCTATTTTCAAAACGATGCAAAATTAAGAAATAAATCCTTGATCAGATTATCAATGAAGCAGGCGAAGCAACTAGTTTCTGACGTTAAATGTTCTACACTACTTATCAAAGGTGATAAAGGAATGGATATGGTAAATAAAGGTATCGTATTGTTTGCAGACACCTTTTCGCAGTTAGATATAATCTCTTTGTCTGGAGGTCACCATGTACATATGGAGCAGCCAAAAGAGACAGCAGAGGCAATAAACAATTTTTTTACAATTTAG
- the hisG gene encoding ATP phosphoribosyltransferase has protein sequence MTTEARLRIAIQKSGRLSDDTMALLKRCGLKLNVADRRLLAHVANMPIDIMRVRSSDIPGLVMDGVCDLGIVGDNTLEESALERQLMGNNYQYEKNTGLNFGSCRLSLAMPDEFNYTGIESLQGLRFATTYPQLLSRWAKANNLDMEFCLLKGSVEVAPRVGIADGICDLVSTGATLEANGLKEVETIFTSRASLIQKTDALCESKQSILDTLLPRIQGVMKAKESKYIMLHAPKDKIEQVSALMPGKETPTILPLAGRDDLVAVHVVATETFFWETMEALNALGCNSILVMPIEKMMG, from the coding sequence ATGACAACGGAAGCAAGACTAAGAATTGCGATACAAAAATCGGGACGCTTAAGCGATGACACCATGGCGTTATTAAAACGTTGTGGATTGAAATTAAATGTGGCGGATAGAAGACTGCTCGCTCACGTAGCTAACATGCCCATAGACATCATGCGTGTGCGCTCCAGTGACATTCCTGGTCTAGTGATGGACGGCGTGTGTGACCTAGGTATCGTTGGTGACAATACATTAGAAGAGTCGGCGCTCGAGCGACAGCTGATGGGCAACAACTATCAATATGAAAAAAACACTGGATTAAACTTTGGTAGTTGCCGGTTATCTCTCGCCATGCCAGATGAATTTAATTATACGGGTATCGAGTCGCTTCAAGGTTTGCGCTTTGCAACAACCTACCCACAGCTATTGTCGCGCTGGGCAAAAGCAAACAATCTTGATATGGAATTTTGCTTGCTAAAAGGCTCAGTAGAAGTCGCACCTCGCGTTGGTATAGCTGACGGTATATGTGATTTAGTCTCGACAGGGGCAACATTAGAAGCAAACGGACTAAAAGAAGTAGAAACTATTTTTACGTCTCGTGCCTCTCTTATTCAAAAAACAGATGCCTTGTGTGAAAGTAAACAATCAATTTTAGATACATTACTGCCAAGAATTCAGGGCGTAATGAAAGCTAAAGAAAGTAAGTACATCATGTTACATGCGCCTAAAGACAAAATAGAGCAAGTCAGCGCACTCATGCCAGGCAAAGAAACACCTACAATTTTACCTCTAGCTGGTAGAGATGATTTAGTTGCTGTGCACGTTGTAGCAACAGAAACTTTCTTTTGGGAAACCATGGAAGCCCTAAACGCATTGGGATGTAACTCAATCCTTGTGATGCCAATAGAAAAGATGATGGGTTAA